CACATATTGTCCAAAGGCAAAATGGCAATTTAATCCAAAATCCCAATCCTTATATTTAGCAGATGTCGATAAACCACCATAATAAGGTACTAAAGAACTTTTTCCTGTATCAAACTTGTTAGAATCATTCGCATCATCATAAACAAACTCTTCAGAGCCACTAACGCTAGCGTCATAATTAGGATTATAAAATACACCGTCTAAAGGTTTGCCCGTTTCATCATCATAAACCTGTTTTGCTAAAAAGTAAGTATAAGGTGTGTTACCAACTTTATGAATTTGTGAATATCGACTAGAACCTATACTTCCTGTTTTTATATACGTATCTTCAGGAGCACCTTCATATATCGTTAATTTTTTTATTTTCGAATTATTATATGCAAAATTTGCATTCACTGACCATTCAAGGTCATCCGTTCTTAGAAGAATTGCTCCCAGTGAAAATTCAACACCATTACTTTCCATCTCACCAATATTCTGATCTAAGGTGTCCGAAAAATTACTACCTGCCGAGACTCTCACATCTTCCATTAATAAATTATCCGTAAAACGCTTATAAATATCTAAACTACCATATATACGATTATTGTTAATACCCCAATCCAGTCCGTAGTTATAGGTAGATGTCACTTCCCATTGAATATTGCGATCAAAGGCATTTGGACGATAGGTTGTATAAAAAACATCTCCAAATCTATATCGTGAATCATCTGTAGATGAGCGATATGATGCCTGATATGCATAGTTGTTATTTATATCTTGCTGTCCTGTTTGACCATAACTTAATCGAAGTTTTAAACTAGATAAGTTATCTATATTTTCTAAAAACTTTTCTTCATTAAGTTTCCAGGCAAATGCACCTGAAGGAAAATATCCCCATCGCGTTTCTGGAGCAAATCTTGACGAGGCATCTGTACGCATTGTGAAAGTAAATAAATACCTATTGTTTAAGTTATAATTGGCACGTCCAAAATAGGACATTAATGCTCGTTCTGAAGCCCCAGAAGAACCTATTTCATAAACTTCATCGTTATCATTCTTTAATACAGGTGAATTTTCATATCTACTATAATACTTCTCATAAGTGTGCCCAAATGTTACATCAAGTGCATGTATATCAGCAAAAGTATGGTTATAGTTGGCATAGTACTCTTGAATAGAAATCTTAGAATATGAATCATTTGAAGAATATATACCTATTCCTGTTCCTCCATAACCTCCCCATGTACTAGGAGAATTATCTAATACATTTCTAGAACTAGAATAATCATTTGCAGTTATACCTAAATTTGCAGTTAATGTTAAATCTTCAAACCCATGAATATTATAACTCAGTTTAAAATTTGTTGCCGTGCGGTAATTTTTAGATTCTCCACGTGCCAAGTTTATTGATGCTACCGGGTTTGAAGTATTTGTTGGTAATGTACCCATTTCATCTGCCCCAAACATATAATACCCAAGACCCATATTATTGGGATAAGTTGCATAAACAGGAGCTGTTGGATCCATAAATGCAGCAGATTCTACTGGACTTGAACTTTCTGGTACATTTCTATAAGTTTCTTTAAAAGTAATATTTGCTTTAAGGTGATCATTTAAGAAACTTGGAGAAAGGTTAATAGCAACAGTAGCTAAATCTTTCTTAGAATTCTTAATTGTTCCCTTATCACTTTGATAACCTAAAGAAACACGATAAGGTACATACGGCAGTGCTCCAGTAGCCGAAAAAGTATGCTTTTGCGTAAAACCTAATCTGTAAATTTCCTTTTGCCAGTCAGTATCACTATCTCCTAGCACTGAACCCAAATCTGGATATCTTTTTAAAAACTCAGTTCTAAATTCATCTGCATTATAAACATCTAAAGTTTTAATATTTTTATTAATTGAAAAATCACCACGATAATTAAAAGAAGGAGAAACAGATTTTCCGTCGAATGAAGCTTTACCCCTCTTTGTGGTAACTATTATTACACCGTTAGCTCCACGTGAACCATAAATTGCAGTTGAAGAGGCATCTTTTAGAACCGTAATGTTCTCTATGTCATCACTATTAAGTTGATTAAAACTTTCACCAGCTATTCCATCAACAACAATTAATGGTGAATTTGAAGCATTTAGGGATGCTCCTTGTCTTATTCGAATGGTTCCATCTGAACTTGGACTTCCTGACGGCATCGTAATTTGTAAACCTGCTACCTTTCCTAATAACAAATCTGTAGTTTTTGTTGCACTACCTCTATTATTTTCTTCAGGTTTTATGGAGACAACAGCACCTGTCGCATCTTTTTTACGAACTTGACCATAACCAATAATCACTACTTCATCAAGTTTACTAGCATCTTCATCAAGTATAATGGTTATATTTTTCTCATCACTAACTATAATCTCTTTCGTTATAAACCCAATATAAGAAGCAATTAATGTAACATTCGCTTTTGAAACCTTTATAGAAAAATTACCATCAAAATCTGAAACGACACCATTCGTAGTACCCTTTTCAATTATGTTTGCTCCAATTAATGGCACTCCGTTTATATCTTTAATATTCCCATTTATCCGAATTTCTTGAACTATTACAGAAGCATTAATGTTTTTACTTTTTTTAGCAGCTTTTATAATAATATTATTGTTTTCTGATAATTCAAAATTCAAATCATTACTTACTAAACTCAATCGAAGCAAATCTTCAACTTTTATAATACCTTTTTTCAGTTGTAACTTAGGCTTGTTTTCAAAAAGTTTTTTGGGATAGATAAAATGATAGTCTGTTTGTTTTTTAATAATTTCAAATACTTTATCAATTGTAACCATTTGGTCATGATTAATAGTTACTTTTTGTTGTGAAAAAGCAATATCTGACGTGAGTCCAAAAACTGATGTACATAATAAAAAAATAAAAGTTCTCATAATCATTGTTAAATACCGCTTTCCACGTAGGAAACGAATATTGATAATTTTAATTTTCATAAATTTGCATGGTGTTAGTTAAACATTTAATTAATACATAGTGGAGGGGCGGAGTTTGATACCGTCAAATTTCAAAACTTCGTTCCCTTTTTTTATTTATTTCAAGATTATTGTTTTTTCAATAATTGTATATTCTTTAATTATTCCAAAATTCTTAATACTAGATAATATATCTTCAATATTTTGGTCTTTGCTTAAACTTCCAACAAATTCCTCATCGCTAATTTGTTTATTTTCGAAAACTACATCTATATCATACCATCTTGATAAAACTTTCATTATTTCTCTTAATGATTTATTATTAAAGTTAAAAAGACCTTCCTTCCAAGATATTTCATTACTAACATCTACTTTTTTTATTGATGATTTTTTCGTGTCCAAATTATAATTTAACTGTTGATTTGGAATAATAATTTGTTGTCTATTACTGAAATTTACAGATACTATACCTTTAACTAAAGTTGTATAAATATTGGATTCATCTTTATATGCTTTTACATTAAACTCTGTTCCCATAACCACTATTTCTTGAGATTCATTAATTACTACAAATTTTGAATTTCCATTAATAGTACTAGGAGAAACATCAAAAAAAGCTTCACCATATACCAATTCAACTTTTCTAGTTTCTCCTTTATTGAAACTTACAGGGTACTTTAATTTCGAATCTGAATTTAACCATATTTTAGTTCCATCCGAAAGTTTAATAAAAAAATACCCCCCCCTCGGTATAGTCAAATTATTATAAGCAACTTCTCCATCATTCTTCTTTTTTGCTTCATAAATAAGTGCCTCACCATTACTCTCCGCATTTTGAGTATGCACAGTATTTCCTTTCTCTAATATGAGTTGAGAACCATTATCTAAAGTTAATATCGCCTTATTTACACCAGGGGTAATTTCATTATTTACGATGACAGGTTCATTATTTTCAATTCTATTATGAAATATTTTGTCCTTAAATAAGTAAACTGAAAAAATCAATCCAATTATCATAGCAGCCGCTGCATATCTATAACCTATTTTATTTTTTATTCTATAAGCTAATGATTTTTCCTTTTTTATTACAAAAAGTAGTTCTTCAAGTGTTTTTTTATGGTCTGGATCATTCATATTGTAAGAAATGGCATAATGAGTTTGTACAAAATCTCTGAATATTTTTTTATTTTCAGATAGCTTAATCCATTCAAAAAGCAGATCTAAATCCTTAGCAGTAGCTGACTGATTTAAGTATTTTACTATTATTTTTTCAATTTGCACAGACATCTAGATTTTGATTTCTTTATTACCTATTACAATACAAAAGTCAATAACCCTTCCTTTTTGTAAAAAAAATATTTTACTTTTAATTATTAAATTAAGATATTTATGCTCTAAAAAATATGAATTTGTAAATTTTATCTATGCTATTTTCATTTAAAGATGATTCTAAATTGATTGAGCAACTTGTGATTGGCAACGAAAATGCTTATACATATTTGGTCACTAATTATCACAAACCCCTATATATTTACGCTTTAAGTCTTACTAATGACAATGCTAGTGCCCAAGACATAATTCAAAACGTATTCTTAAGAACATGGAAATACAGAAAACGTTTAAATCCTGATTATTCTATAAAAAACTTCCTTTACAAAACAACTTATAATGAGTTTATAAATGATTATCATAGGACAAAAGCCATCTCCATATTAGAACGCACTTATATTGAAGCTTTAAATGAAAGTGTTGATGAAAACAATTCTGAACTAATAAAAAAGAAGATAGACTTTGTTAATGATGGCATCTGCAATTTACCACCTAAATGCAAAAAAACATTTTTGTTAAGTAAAAAAGAAGGGCTTACAAATATTGAAATATCTGAATATCTTGATATTTCAATTAAAACTGTTGAAGGTCATATCTCTAAGGCATATTCTATACTTCGAAAAAAATGTGGGGATAATTTAAACAATATTCTTATTATACTATTTAACAATAAGCAATTGAAATCTAAGTATTATTAACTCTAGCATATTAAATAAATTGATTTTTTGAATAATTATATTATTACTTCAATTCTAGTATAATGTTAAGTTAAAAAATGTCTTAAAAAGAATGGTTAAATAGACTAGAAATGACAAACAAGTTTCTAAAAAGAGCTATAACTTTAATTAATCTCTCTTAACCCATTTCAAAAACCCCACAAATAGCAATATCAATTCCTTAACAATCAAAAACGGCATTAAAAACAACCGCTCATATTGCTTCATCTTATTGTCAAAATGAGTGTTATATCGCTTATCATTTCCCATGTTTTAATTTACAAAAAAGGTTGCGGAAAAAGTAAAATTTACACCCTCAATTCTTCATGAAATTCGGTTGCATTTATACTAAAAACCTATGGCAACATTATCCCTATTTTGTTACATTAGTGCTATTCAGTATATTATTTTTTAACAAGGAGTTTTAAAATAAATCTGTAAAGAGTCGGGGTGAAAATTTTATAAATTCATTTCGAAAATTAACGTAGCTTTAAAATTACGGACCTTGTTGAAATAGAATATCTCTTCCTACGGTCGAGTTATTTCCAGTTCAACAACCTTTTTAATTATCATCATTATTAATTTTGATTTATGAGGAAAATCAAATTAA
The nucleotide sequence above comes from Aureibaculum algae. Encoded proteins:
- a CDS encoding SusC/RagA family TonB-linked outer membrane protein, with the protein product MRTFIFLLCTSVFGLTSDIAFSQQKVTINHDQMVTIDKVFEIIKKQTDYHFIYPKKLFENKPKLQLKKGIIKVEDLLRLSLVSNDLNFELSENNNIIIKAAKKSKNINASVIVQEIRINGNIKDINGVPLIGANIIEKGTTNGVVSDFDGNFSIKVSKANVTLIASYIGFITKEIIVSDEKNITIILDEDASKLDEVVIIGYGQVRKKDATGAVVSIKPEENNRGSATKTTDLLLGKVAGLQITMPSGSPSSDGTIRIRQGASLNASNSPLIVVDGIAGESFNQLNSDDIENITVLKDASSTAIYGSRGANGVIIVTTKRGKASFDGKSVSPSFNYRGDFSINKNIKTLDVYNADEFRTEFLKRYPDLGSVLGDSDTDWQKEIYRLGFTQKHTFSATGALPYVPYRVSLGYQSDKGTIKNSKKDLATVAINLSPSFLNDHLKANITFKETYRNVPESSSPVESAAFMDPTAPVYATYPNNMGLGYYMFGADEMGTLPTNTSNPVASINLARGESKNYRTATNFKLSYNIHGFEDLTLTANLGITANDYSSSRNVLDNSPSTWGGYGGTGIGIYSSNDSYSKISIQEYYANYNHTFADIHALDVTFGHTYEKYYSRYENSPVLKNDNDEVYEIGSSGASERALMSYFGRANYNLNNRYLFTFTMRTDASSRFAPETRWGYFPSGAFAWKLNEEKFLENIDNLSSLKLRLSYGQTGQQDINNNYAYQASYRSSTDDSRYRFGDVFYTTYRPNAFDRNIQWEVTSTYNYGLDWGINNNRIYGSLDIYKRFTDNLLMEDVRVSAGSNFSDTLDQNIGEMESNGVEFSLGAILLRTDDLEWSVNANFAYNNSKIKKLTIYEGAPEDTYIKTGSIGSSRYSQIHKVGNTPYTYFLAKQVYDDETGKPLDGVFYNPNYDASVSGSEEFVYDDANDSNKFDTGKSSLVPYYGGLSTSAKYKDWDFGLNCHFAFGQYVFWETASRGSNESLYDSYGLNPKNSLDNTPEWSQEHRFSDYWLHKGDYFKLDNITVGYTMSELIKDAGSLRLSCGVQNVLMLTKYPGIDPEVYSGIDGSSYPRPRMFMFTANLKF
- a CDS encoding RNA polymerase sigma factor, producing MLFSFKDDSKLIEQLVIGNENAYTYLVTNYHKPLYIYALSLTNDNASAQDIIQNVFLRTWKYRKRLNPDYSIKNFLYKTTYNEFINDYHRTKAISILERTYIEALNESVDENNSELIKKKIDFVNDGICNLPPKCKKTFLLSKKEGLTNIEISEYLDISIKTVEGHISKAYSILRKKCGDNLNNILIILFNNKQLKSKYY
- a CDS encoding FecR family protein → MSVQIEKIIVKYLNQSATAKDLDLLFEWIKLSENKKIFRDFVQTHYAISYNMNDPDHKKTLEELLFVIKKEKSLAYRIKNKIGYRYAAAAMIIGLIFSVYLFKDKIFHNRIENNEPVIVNNEITPGVNKAILTLDNGSQLILEKGNTVHTQNAESNGEALIYEAKKKNDGEVAYNNLTIPRGGYFFIKLSDGTKIWLNSDSKLKYPVSFNKGETRKVELVYGEAFFDVSPSTINGNSKFVVINESQEIVVMGTEFNVKAYKDESNIYTTLVKGIVSVNFSNRQQIIIPNQQLNYNLDTKKSSIKKVDVSNEISWKEGLFNFNNKSLREIMKVLSRWYDIDVVFENKQISDEEFVGSLSKDQNIEDILSSIKNFGIIKEYTIIEKTIILK